A stretch of the Vigna radiata var. radiata cultivar VC1973A chromosome 7, Vradiata_ver6, whole genome shotgun sequence genome encodes the following:
- the LOC106768494 gene encoding beta-galactosidase 3 — protein METTSFSILLFFFLFASSTFSSHATVSYDRKAILINGQRRILFSGSIHYPRSTPDMWEDLIFKAKEGGLDVVETYVFWNVHEPSPGNYNFEGRYDLVRFVKTIQKAGLYAHLRIGPYVCAEWNFGGFPVWLKYVPGISFRTDNEPFKRAMQGFTEKIVGMMKSEQLFESQGGPIILSQIENEYGAQSKLQGAAGQNYVNWAAKMAVEMGTGVPWVMCKEDDAPDPVINTCNGFYCDKFTPNRPYKPLIWTEAWSGWFTEFGGPIHKRPVQDLAFAAARFIIRGGSFVNYYMYHGGTNFGRTAGGPFIATSYDYDAPLDEYGLIRQPKYGHLKELHRAIKMCERALVSTDPIVTSLGESQQAHVYTTETGECAAFLSNYDSKSSVRVMFNNMHYNLPPWSVSILPDCRNVVFNTAKVGVQTSQMQMLPTNTQMFSWESFDEDIYSVEDSSAISAPGLLEQINVTKDESDYLWYITSVDIGPSESFLHGGELPTLLVQSTGHAVHVFINGQLSGSAFGTREYRRFTYTGKVNLRAGTNRIALLSVAIGLPNVGEHFESWSTGILGPVALHGLDQGKWILSGQKWTYQVGLKGESMNLASPNGISTVAWMQSAIVVQKNQPLTWHRTSFDAPEGDEPLALDMEGMGKGQIWINGQSIGRYWTAFATGNCNECNYAGSFRPPKCQLGCGQPTQRWYHVPRSWLKPTQNLLVIFEELGGDPSKISLVKRSVSSVCADVSEYHPNIKNWHIESYGKSEEFRPPKVHLHCSPGQIISSIKFASFGTPLGTCGSYVQGACHSPASYAILEKRCVGKSRCTISVSNSNFGQDPCPNVMKRLSVEAVCGPSATNWRG, from the exons ATGGAAACCACCTCGTTTTCCATCTTActgttcttctttctcttcgCCTCTTCCACTTTCTCTTCTCACGCCACTGTCTCCTACGACAGAAAGGCTATTCTCATTAATGGGCAAAGGAGAATCCTCTTCTCCGGCTCCATACATTACCCCAGAAGCACCCCTGAT ATGTGGGAAGATCTGATTTTTAAGGCCAAAGAGGGAGGGCTTGATGTGGTTGAAACCTACGTCTTCTGGAATGTTCATGAACCTTCTCCTGGCAAT TACAATTTCGAAGGGAGGTATGATCTGGTGAGATTCGTGAAGACTATACAAAAAGCAGGGCTTTACGCTCATCTCCGCATTGGACCTTATGTCTGTGCAGAATGGAATTTCGG GGGATTTCCTGTTTGGCTTAAGTATGTTCCCGGGATAAGCTTTAGAACCGACAATGAACCTTTCAAg AGGGCGATGCAAGGATTCACCGAGAAGATCGTGGGAATGATGAAGAGTGAGCAGCTATTTGAGTCTCAGGGTGGCCCCATTATACTCTCTCAG ATTGAGAATGAGTACGGTGCACAGAGTAAGTTGCAAGGGGCTGCTGGTCAAAACTATGTGAATTGGGCAGCCAAAATGGCTGTGGAGATGGGAACTGGAGTTCCTTGGGTGATGTGCAAGGAAGATGATGCGCCAGATCCAGTG ATAAACACGTGTAATGGCTTCTATTGTGATAAGTTTACTCCAAACAGACCTTATAAGCCTCTGATTTGGACAGAGGCATGGAGTGGCTG GTTTACAGAATTTGGAGGTCCAATCCACAAAAGGCCTGTCCAGGATTTGGCATTTGCAGCTGCTCGATTTATAATAAGAGGAGGGTCCTTTGTAAATTACTACATG TATCATGGAGGAACCAATTTTGGACGAACAGCTGGAGGCCCTTTCATCGCTACCAGCTATGACTATGATGCTCCACTGGATGAATATG GTTTGATTAGACAACCAAAATATGGTCATCTGAAGGAGCTTCATAGGGCCATCAAGATGTGTGAGCGAGCTTTAGTTTCGACTGACCCCATTGTTACTTCATTAGGGGAATCCCAACAG GCACATGTATACACTACGGAAACTGGAGAGTGTGCTGCTTTTCTCTCAAACTATGATTCAAAATCCTCTGTTAGAGTGATGTTCAATAATATGCACTATAACTTGCCTCCTTGGTCCGTCAGCATCCTCCCAGATTGTAGAAATGTTGTCTTCAATACGGCAAAA GTTGGAGTGCAAACATCTCAGATGCAAATGTTGCCGACAAATACTCAAATGTTCTCATGGGAAAGTTTTGATGAAGATATTTATTCTGTAGAAGACAGCTCGGCAATCTCTGCTCCAGGTCTCCTGGAACAGATAAATGTAACAAAGGATGAAAGTGATTATCTTTGGTATATAACTAG CGTTGATATAGGTCCATCCGAATCCTTTCTACATGGAGGTGAGCTACCCACTCTCCTCGTTCAATCTACAGGCCATGCTGTGCATGTTTTCATCAATGGTCAACTTTCTG GTTCTGCCTTTGGAACGAGGGAATATAGAAGATTCACATACACCGGCAAGGTAAACCTTCGTGCTGGAACAAACAGAATAGCTCTGCTCAGTGTTGCCATTGGACTTCCC AATGTAGGAGAACATTTTGAGTCATGGAGCACCGGAATCCTAGGTCCAGTTGCGCTCCATGGACTTGATCAGGGAAAATGGATCTTGTCAGGGCAGAAGTGGACTTATCAG GTTGGGTTGAAAGGAGAGTCCATGAATCTTGCTTCTCCAAATGGTATCTCTACTGTTGCATGGATGCAGTCAGCAATAGTTGTACAAAAAAACCAGCCATTGACATGGCACAGg ACTTCTTTTGATGCTCCGGAAGGAGACGAACCATTGGCATTGGACATGGAGGGAATGGGTAAAGGTCAGATATGGATTAATGGCCAGAGTATTGGAAGATACTGGACTGCCTTTGCTACTGGTAATTGTAATGAGTGTAACTATGCTGGTTCATTTAGACCTCCAAAGTGCCAACTTGGTTGTGGCCAACCAACCCAGCGATG GTACCACGTCCCTCGATCTTGGTTGAAGCCAACTCAAAATCTTTTGGTTATTTTCGAGGAACTCGGGGGAGATCCTTCAAAAATCTCGCTAGTGAAGAGATCAGTGAGCAGTGTGTGTGCTGATGTGTCTGAGTACCACCCAAATATTAAGAACTGGCACATCGAGAGCTATGGTAAGTCAGAAGAGTTCCGTCCACCAAAGGTTCACTTGCACTGCAGCCCTGGCCAGATCATCTCTTCCATTAAATTTGCCAGCTTTGGTACTCCTTTGGGTACTTGTGGGAGCTACGTACAAGGAGCTTGCCATTCTCCAGCATCCTATGCCATATTAGAAAAG AGATGTGTAGGAAAATCAAGATGCACAATCAGTGTGTCAAACAGCAACTTCGGGCAAGACCCATGTCCAAACGTAATGAAACGGTTATCAGTGGAAGCGGTTTGCGGTCCAAGTGCTACAAATTGGAGGGGTTGA